The following are encoded together in the Microcaecilia unicolor chromosome 12, aMicUni1.1, whole genome shotgun sequence genome:
- the LOC115481383 gene encoding LOW QUALITY PROTEIN: telethonin-like (The sequence of the model RefSeq protein was modified relative to this genomic sequence to represent the inferred CDS: inserted 1 base in 1 codon) has product MEGLPLSSRPEQGCSLREANDRQHETFSQQRQXQFMVQRTPWNIMRMGPSGSRTTEYQLPYQRSLPVPIFKPVDLSTKVEWVAPPPELPSRIEFNRALSNLSVNGLCQDKKMISEIKRELPLVIQPVRMELGKTGLVRSFSRSMSQEIQRG; this is encoded by the exons ATGGAAGGATTACCCCTCTCCTCCAGACCTGAGCAAGG CTGCTCTCTCAGGGAAGCCAATGATCGCCAGCATGAGACATTCAGCCAGCAGCGCC CCCAGTTCATGGTACAGAGAACCCCCTGGAACATCATGAGGATGGGCCCGTCTGGGAGCAGAACAACTGAGTACCAGCTGCCCTACCAGAGATCTCTGCCTGTGCCCATCTTCAAACCTGTGGACCTCAGCACCAAGGTCGAGTGGGTGGCTCCTCCACCAGAGCTGCCTAGCAGAATAGAGTTTAACAGGGCGCTGAGCAACTTGAGTGTTAATGGACTGTGCCAAGACAAGAAGATGATCTCTGAAATCAAGAGGGAGCTGCCCCTAGTCATTCAGCCAGTCCGAATGGAGTTAGGAAAAACAGGACTAGTGAGGTCCTTCTCCAGATCTATGTCTCAGGAGATACAGAGAGGCTGA